In Phycisphaerae bacterium, one DNA window encodes the following:
- the ubiA gene encoding putative 4-hydroxybenzoate polyprenyltransferase encodes MAGTSRSTHGFVGAVLRWGEMVKLAHSVFALPFALMATFLAGRAAYLAGQASHVYPSPEQIILIVACMVAARSVAMTFNRIVDAELDARNPRTQGRAIPAGVFSKRQAAGFLFAAVFVFELSCAGFLWLDGNSWPLACSLPVLGYLCFYSYTKRFTRLSHFVLGSAIALSPVGAWLAVHPGSVGWPALVLMATVTLWIGGFDIIYACQDIATDRAEGLYSLPSRLGIGPALWIVRAAHLATVGLLVLLGGLTGLGWLYFAGVGVVAVLLAVENALVRPGDLSRVKLAFFTINGVVSVLLGLLTIGDVLMDSSRR; translated from the coding sequence ATGGCTGGAACGTCGCGGAGTACGCATGGTTTCGTGGGGGCGGTGCTGCGATGGGGTGAGATGGTCAAGTTGGCGCACTCGGTGTTTGCCTTGCCGTTCGCGCTGATGGCGACGTTCCTGGCCGGGCGGGCGGCATACCTCGCGGGGCAGGCGAGTCATGTCTATCCTTCGCCCGAGCAGATCATCCTGATTGTGGCGTGCATGGTCGCGGCTCGCTCGGTGGCCATGACCTTCAACAGGATCGTCGATGCCGAGCTGGATGCCCGCAATCCCCGGACCCAAGGCCGGGCGATACCGGCCGGCGTGTTCTCGAAGCGGCAGGCGGCAGGGTTCCTGTTCGCGGCCGTGTTCGTTTTTGAGTTGTCCTGCGCCGGTTTCCTGTGGCTTGACGGAAACAGCTGGCCGCTGGCTTGCTCGCTGCCCGTTCTTGGCTATCTGTGTTTCTACTCCTACACCAAGCGATTCACGCGGTTGTCGCATTTCGTGCTGGGAAGTGCGATTGCCTTGTCTCCGGTGGGGGCGTGGCTAGCCGTCCATCCGGGATCGGTGGGCTGGCCAGCCTTGGTCCTGATGGCTACGGTGACGTTGTGGATTGGCGGATTCGACATCATCTATGCCTGCCAGGACATTGCCACCGACCGGGCCGAAGGGCTGTACAGTCTGCCCTCGCGGCTGGGCATTGGGCCCGCCCTGTGGATCGTGCGGGCGGCGCATCTGGCCACCGTGGGTCTGCTCGTGTTGCTGGGTGGCCTGACCGGCCTGGGGTGGTTGTACTTCGCCGGCGTGGGCGTCGTAGCGGTGCTGCTGGCGGTGGAGAACGCGCTGGTTCGGCCAGGCGACCTGTCCCGGGTCAAGCTGGCGTTCTTCACGATCAACGGGGTGGTCAGCGTGCTCCTCGGGCTGCTGACCATTGGGGATGTTCTCATGGACTCGAGTCGACGGTAA
- a CDS encoding sugar phosphate isomerase/epimerase: MEKRRADRRSILKSGVVAGAGLASSTFAKEAVELAGKPPPTIRKAVKIGMTPGNLPLIERFGMLKELGFDGVELDSPNTFEAREVLDARDRSGLPIHGVVDSVHWNLPLSHPDAKVRQQGLDGLIAAIRDAKAYDAASVLLVPATVDKLMTYDAAYKRSQEEIRKVIPLASELGVVIALENVWNNFLLSPLEAARYVDEFNSPAVRFYFDVGNVVRLGWPEQWIRILGKRILKIDVKEFSRKKMNEQGLGKGFDVELMEGDCDWPAVMKALREIGFSGWFTAEVPGGGRERLKAIAARMDRIIGG, translated from the coding sequence ATGGAAAAGAGGCGGGCCGATCGCCGTTCAATCCTCAAGTCCGGAGTGGTTGCCGGAGCGGGCCTGGCCAGCTCGACTTTCGCGAAGGAGGCCGTCGAGCTTGCGGGCAAGCCGCCGCCGACGATCCGCAAAGCCGTCAAGATCGGTATGACGCCCGGTAATCTGCCGCTCATCGAGCGGTTCGGAATGCTCAAGGAACTGGGCTTCGACGGAGTCGAACTGGACAGCCCCAATACCTTCGAGGCCCGCGAAGTGCTGGACGCCCGCGATCGGTCCGGGCTGCCGATTCACGGCGTGGTTGACTCGGTCCACTGGAACCTGCCCCTCTCTCATCCCGATGCCAAGGTGCGCCAGCAGGGGCTCGATGGCCTGATCGCGGCCATCCGCGACGCCAAGGCTTACGACGCCGCCAGCGTTCTGCTGGTGCCCGCTACGGTCGACAAGCTGATGACCTACGACGCTGCCTACAAACGGTCACAGGAGGAAATCCGGAAGGTCATCCCTCTGGCCAGCGAACTGGGCGTGGTCATCGCCTTGGAGAATGTCTGGAACAACTTCCTGCTCAGTCCCCTCGAGGCGGCCCGGTATGTCGACGAGTTCAACTCGCCCGCCGTTCGGTTCTACTTTGACGTGGGCAACGTGGTCCGCCTCGGCTGGCCGGAGCAGTGGATCCGCATTCTGGGCAAGCGCATTCTCAAGATCGACGTCAAGGAATTCAGCCGGAAGAAGATGAACGAGCAGGGACTTGGCAAGGGCTTCGACGTCGAGTTGATGGAAGGGGACTGCGACTGGCCAGCGGTGATGAAGGCCCTCCGCGAGATCGGTTTCTCCGGCTGGTTCACGGCCGAGGTCCCTGGCGGGGGTCGTGAGCGGCTCAAGGCGATCGCAGCCCGGATGGATCGGATCATCGGCGGTTAG
- the tilS gene encoding tRNA lysidine(34) synthetase TilS, translating to MPRSDLETRFMQAVTGECRLDPEEGVLLGVSGGPDSVTLLYLFCWLNEQSGWSVPLHVAHLNHRLRGAEADGDAAFVAELARHLRLPVVVDTADVAGRAQAESLSIEQAGRVCRYEFFERICLLKSLQVVALAHHADDNAETILHRIIRGTGTQGLAGIRPRRPLREGSDIRIVRPLLAFRRTEIEDYLRNRGIEYRQDASNLSEQHTRNRIRNEVLPFLRERFNPQIEEALIRLGEQARAINAYLAETSERTLDAFVIEHNDCELVLHCPPLVRKPRAIQTQLIRRALLKMGFPEGELTFGHLNAVADLAAGQDGSKSLDLPGGFKAVRRYARLVLQRASASHIPAIPGEEVLVAAEGTTPLPGFALEVVADRLPADEATIGTHLGRQADREQYVYEEWLDAESVHPPLVARTRRPGDRFFPLGMTGMKKISDFLIDEKIDSAQREKLVVLCDQLGPIWVVPLRIDERVRLTRATRQILRLRVRQLG from the coding sequence ATGCCTCGATCCGATCTGGAAACACGATTCATGCAGGCGGTCACCGGCGAATGCCGGCTGGATCCCGAAGAGGGAGTACTGCTCGGCGTTTCCGGCGGGCCGGACTCCGTGACGCTGCTCTACCTGTTCTGCTGGCTGAACGAGCAATCCGGCTGGTCGGTGCCGCTGCACGTAGCCCACTTGAACCATCGACTGCGCGGCGCGGAGGCCGACGGCGACGCCGCCTTCGTGGCCGAACTGGCTCGCCACTTGCGTCTGCCCGTGGTCGTGGATACGGCCGACGTGGCCGGGCGGGCGCAGGCCGAATCGCTGTCCATCGAACAGGCCGGGCGGGTGTGCCGCTACGAGTTCTTCGAGCGGATCTGCCTGCTCAAGAGTCTTCAGGTCGTGGCCCTGGCCCATCACGCGGACGACAACGCGGAGACAATCCTGCATCGCATCATCCGCGGGACGGGCACCCAGGGACTGGCCGGCATCCGCCCGCGGCGGCCACTCCGAGAGGGGAGTGACATTCGGATTGTCCGGCCGCTGCTGGCGTTCCGGCGGACCGAGATCGAGGATTACCTCCGCAACCGGGGCATCGAGTACCGACAGGACGCCTCCAACCTGTCAGAGCAACACACCCGAAATCGAATTCGCAACGAGGTCCTGCCCTTCCTCCGCGAGCGCTTCAACCCGCAGATCGAGGAAGCGCTGATCCGACTGGGCGAGCAGGCTCGAGCCATCAACGCCTACCTGGCGGAAACCTCTGAGCGTACGCTGGACGCCTTTGTCATCGAGCACAATGATTGCGAACTCGTACTGCACTGCCCGCCGCTGGTTCGCAAGCCCCGGGCAATCCAGACGCAGCTCATCCGCCGAGCATTGCTCAAAATGGGCTTCCCCGAAGGCGAACTGACTTTCGGCCATCTCAACGCCGTGGCGGACTTGGCCGCCGGCCAGGACGGCAGCAAGTCACTGGATCTCCCCGGCGGGTTCAAGGCCGTCCGGCGGTACGCGCGACTGGTACTGCAGCGGGCATCGGCCAGCCACATTCCGGCGATACCTGGTGAGGAGGTTCTGGTGGCGGCCGAGGGCACGACCCCGCTACCGGGCTTCGCCCTGGAGGTCGTGGCCGATCGTCTTCCGGCGGATGAAGCGACCATCGGCACACACCTCGGCCGGCAGGCGGATCGCGAACAGTATGTCTACGAGGAGTGGCTCGACGCCGAGAGCGTCCATCCGCCGCTGGTGGCTCGAACCCGACGGCCCGGCGATCGCTTCTTCCCCTTGGGCATGACCGGCATGAAGAAGATCTCGGATTTCCTGATCGACGAGAAGATCGACTCGGCTCAGCGCGAGAAGCTGGTCGTGCTCTGCGATCAACTCGGGCCTATCTGGGTCGTACCTTTGCGGATCGACGAACGCGTACGCCTCACCCGAGCCACCCGGCAGATTCTCCGGCTGCGCGTTCGCCAGCTTGGATGA
- a CDS encoding CDGSH iron-sulfur domain-containing protein: MANPKHGTRPIIVEETPGKKFYCQCGLSAKLPYCDGTHAREGTGVGPIAVEVTEPGRKAICQCHQSSNKPWCDGTHARLT; this comes from the coding sequence ATGGCCAATCCCAAGCACGGGACCCGTCCCATCATCGTTGAAGAGACCCCGGGAAAGAAGTTCTACTGTCAATGTGGCCTGTCCGCCAAGCTGCCTTATTGCGATGGGACCCACGCCCGGGAGGGGACCGGGGTCGGGCCCATCGCCGTCGAGGTCACCGAGCCCGGCAGGAAGGCGATCTGTCAGTGCCATCAGAGCAGCAATAAGCCGTGGTGTGATGGGACCCATGCACGTCTGACCTAG
- a CDS encoding sulfatase, with translation MRLLLIVAFAVWTFVPPSPGAQQTPTSPNIVLIFIDDMGYADIGPFGAQGYATPNLDRLAREGRRFTSFYASQPVCSASRASLMTGCYNVRIGILGALGPRAEHGISAGEVTLAEICKQKGYATACFGKWHLGHHPKFLPTNHGFDEYFGLPYSNDMWPFHPDVADLAMEERYRKWPHLPLIDGSRIVRPRMTGDEQKMLTTWYTERAVKFIDRNKDRPFLLYMPHSMVHVPLHVSDKFAGKAQRGLFGDVVMEADWSVGEVVKAVRRNGLVERTMVIFTSDNGPWLSYGEHAGSARPLREGKGSTFDGGFRVPTIMWWPGTIPADSVCSSPAMTIDILPTIAQLTGATLPAHKIDGKSIWPLIQGQDGAVSPQAAYFFYWGEALHAVRMGRWKLHFPHRYPTLGGRRGGTGGKPVAYKEAEIPLSLFDLDSDIGETTDVKDRHPEVVAMMTNLADQVREDLGDSARSIIGSGKRPPGRLEQGEARFVIRDGQQTLSQAR, from the coding sequence ATGAGACTGCTGCTGATCGTGGCATTTGCGGTATGGACGTTTGTGCCCCCGAGCCCGGGCGCTCAGCAAACCCCGACTTCCCCCAACATCGTCCTCATCTTCATCGACGACATGGGCTACGCGGATATCGGCCCGTTCGGAGCCCAGGGCTATGCGACCCCCAACCTCGACCGGCTGGCCCGGGAAGGCCGCCGATTCACCAGCTTCTACGCCAGCCAGCCGGTCTGCTCAGCCTCGCGAGCTTCGCTGATGACCGGCTGCTACAATGTGCGAATTGGCATTCTGGGCGCCCTCGGTCCGCGCGCCGAACACGGCATCAGCGCGGGCGAAGTCACCCTTGCCGAGATCTGCAAACAGAAGGGCTACGCCACCGCGTGTTTCGGTAAGTGGCACCTGGGTCACCATCCCAAGTTCCTGCCAACCAATCACGGCTTCGACGAGTACTTCGGACTGCCGTATTCCAACGACATGTGGCCCTTTCATCCGGATGTCGCTGACCTAGCCATGGAAGAGCGTTACAGGAAATGGCCCCACCTGCCCCTGATCGACGGGAGCAGGATTGTCCGACCCAGGATGACCGGCGACGAGCAGAAGATGCTCACCACCTGGTACACCGAGCGGGCCGTCAAGTTCATCGATCGCAACAAGGACCGGCCGTTCCTTCTCTACATGCCTCACTCCATGGTTCACGTGCCCCTCCACGTCTCCGACAAGTTCGCCGGCAAGGCGCAGCGAGGCTTGTTCGGCGACGTGGTCATGGAGGCGGACTGGTCCGTCGGTGAGGTTGTGAAGGCCGTCCGCCGAAACGGCCTCGTGGAACGTACAATGGTGATCTTCACCTCCGACAACGGTCCCTGGCTGAGCTACGGCGAGCATGCCGGATCAGCCAGGCCGTTACGAGAAGGCAAGGGCTCGACCTTCGACGGCGGTTTTCGCGTACCCACCATCATGTGGTGGCCGGGCACCATTCCCGCCGATTCCGTGTGCAGTTCGCCGGCCATGACCATCGACATTCTGCCTACGATTGCCCAACTGACCGGCGCCACCCTGCCTGCCCACAAGATCGATGGCAAGAGCATCTGGCCGCTCATCCAGGGTCAGGATGGTGCAGTGTCACCTCAGGCCGCATACTTCTTCTACTGGGGCGAGGCCCTGCATGCGGTCCGCATGGGCCGATGGAAACTGCACTTCCCGCACCGCTATCCAACACTGGGCGGGCGCCGGGGCGGCACCGGGGGAAAACCCGTGGCCTACAAGGAAGCCGAAATTCCACTGAGCCTCTTCGACCTGGACAGCGACATCGGGGAGACAACCGACGTCAAGGACCGGCACCCCGAGGTCGTTGCCATGATGACCAACCTGGCCGACCAGGTGCGCGAAGACCTCGGCGACTCGGCCAGGAGCATCATAGGATCGGGCAAGCGCCCCCCCGGCCGGCTTGAGCAGGGCGAGGCGCGTTTCGTCATCCGCGATGGCCAGCAGACGCTCAGCCAAGCGCGATAG
- the dacB gene encoding D-alanyl-D-alanine carboxypeptidase/D-alanyl-D-alanine-endopeptidase — MRRISGTPLGGSVAVLLAMTGMCPSPASGTDQTTLGEEIAALVNDTQWGKMSIGVCVETLGAQPKLVFEHKSRELLKPASNQKLVTTAAALCLLPPDFSYRTILALQGKDLVVIGSGDPSFGDSRLAEQAREQMTADFHQWAAKLKAAGISRIDGDLLFDDFAFEQQFVHPNWVSRFNLQTWYSAPVGGLNFNDNCVDVIIKRGAGTGQPAQVTLIPTTPYIKLHNKAVTAAKGEPTVRRLGNGPLTISVTGSVSRGNSQDNPLSIAVTDPGEFFASTCRTALASQGVEIAGTTRRQQIRQPGDELPAGLKVIAVRETRLKDILWRVNKSSINMFAEALLKSLGACQGPSKPPRQGTLENGQAAVRRFLGTLGLTEDLYLIDDGSGLSHENRLAATTLVRVLQHMDRQPTRETWWNNLAEPGQTDSTLSRRMRNMKGKVFAKTGHIAGVSTLSGYVIGANQQKYVFSVLCNDTQKAKANSGSGNRLQDQICQLLANWGANSTRTAN; from the coding sequence ATGAGAAGGATCTCGGGTACCCCGCTCGGCGGGTCGGTTGCAGTGCTGTTGGCCATGACCGGCATGTGCCCCAGCCCGGCCTCGGGAACCGACCAGACAACCCTGGGAGAAGAAATCGCCGCACTGGTGAACGACACCCAGTGGGGAAAAATGAGCATCGGCGTCTGCGTCGAAACCCTCGGAGCCCAGCCCAAACTCGTCTTCGAGCACAAGAGCAGGGAATTGCTCAAACCGGCAAGCAATCAGAAGCTCGTGACCACGGCCGCCGCCCTCTGCCTGCTGCCCCCCGACTTCAGCTATCGGACTATCCTCGCCCTGCAGGGTAAGGACCTCGTTGTGATCGGATCAGGCGACCCGTCCTTCGGCGATTCCCGACTGGCTGAACAGGCCAGGGAACAGATGACCGCCGACTTCCACCAATGGGCAGCCAAACTCAAAGCCGCCGGAATCAGCCGAATCGACGGCGACCTGCTCTTCGACGATTTCGCGTTTGAACAGCAGTTCGTGCACCCTAACTGGGTATCCCGGTTCAACTTGCAGACTTGGTACTCGGCCCCGGTAGGGGGACTCAACTTCAACGACAATTGCGTGGACGTGATCATCAAACGGGGGGCAGGCACCGGTCAACCCGCCCAGGTGACACTCATCCCAACCACTCCTTACATCAAGCTCCACAACAAGGCCGTCACCGCCGCCAAGGGTGAACCCACCGTCAGACGACTCGGAAATGGCCCCCTCACCATCTCCGTCACTGGCTCCGTCTCCAGAGGAAACAGCCAGGATAACCCGCTCTCTATCGCAGTGACCGATCCGGGCGAGTTCTTCGCCAGCACCTGTCGGACAGCCCTCGCCAGCCAGGGTGTCGAAATCGCCGGGACGACCAGACGACAACAGATCCGCCAGCCAGGGGACGAACTGCCCGCCGGACTCAAAGTCATCGCCGTCCGTGAAACCAGACTCAAGGATATCCTCTGGCGAGTCAACAAGAGCAGCATCAACATGTTCGCTGAGGCCCTCCTGAAGTCCCTGGGAGCCTGCCAGGGACCAAGTAAACCACCTCGCCAGGGAACCTTGGAGAACGGCCAGGCCGCGGTTCGCAGATTCCTGGGCACCCTCGGACTGACCGAGGATCTCTACCTCATCGACGACGGCTCCGGCTTGAGCCACGAAAACCGCCTCGCCGCCACCACCCTGGTACGCGTCCTCCAGCATATGGACCGCCAGCCCACCCGGGAAACCTGGTGGAATAACCTGGCCGAACCAGGTCAAACCGACAGCACCCTGTCCAGGCGGATGCGAAATATGAAAGGCAAGGTGTTCGCTAAGACCGGCCACATCGCCGGAGTCAGCACCCTCAGCGGCTACGTCATCGGAGCCAACCAGCAAAAGTACGTGTTCAGCGTGCTGTGCAACGATACCCAAAAGGCCAAAGCCAACTCCGGGAGCGGCAACAGGCTCCAGGACCAGATCTGCCAGCTCCTGGCCAACTGGGGCGCCAACAGCACGCGAACGGCCAACTGA
- a CDS encoding GGDEF domain-containing protein, producing the protein MRLPNSFWSVTDRSRLAVVCDPGELAAQLRARYPQFNVIESPTYLAGIAALANQPARGLLVGVDPNARKLESAVAGLRKAAGSSSRIVLCCRPSGEPAARSVLGSGADDYLIYPPRGEELDEALGLTSPAVAARQASLPLAAATPSWEELTGLAEVMARMGEGQRPLLERLCQWIAGSMRTAHVRITTADECAHVGDPQADAAVVETIMAGGKTLGQILVGGRQKSPFSLTEIEKLRHYGQLIAHLIEASEQQQSWQSLAMIDEVTELPNRRYLLQALSELLQKAGAQRFRVTVLLFDLDGFKHFNDTYGHAAGDEILRDISRLFRQHCRQHDIVARYGGDEFVVVFWDADEPRVPGSKHPTDVLAVLRRAKEAIHSHAFPKLGPEAQGCITISGGLATFPWDAHDAESLIERADEALLQAKRAGKNRIHIVGRQDPVDESAPEEERLAED; encoded by the coding sequence ATGAGGTTGCCGAACAGTTTCTGGAGTGTGACGGATCGCAGCCGGCTGGCGGTGGTCTGTGATCCTGGCGAGCTGGCTGCTCAGCTTCGCGCCCGTTATCCGCAGTTCAATGTTATCGAGAGCCCGACCTATCTGGCTGGGATTGCTGCCCTGGCGAACCAGCCCGCCCGGGGGTTGCTGGTTGGCGTTGATCCGAATGCCCGCAAGCTCGAGTCGGCGGTCGCCGGTTTGCGGAAGGCCGCGGGGTCCTCTTCGCGGATTGTGTTGTGCTGTCGTCCAAGCGGGGAGCCAGCCGCTCGGAGCGTTCTCGGATCCGGGGCCGATGACTACCTGATCTATCCGCCGCGTGGAGAGGAGCTTGACGAGGCGTTGGGTCTGACTTCCCCGGCCGTCGCTGCTCGTCAGGCCTCGCTGCCGCTGGCGGCGGCGACTCCCTCGTGGGAGGAGCTGACTGGTCTGGCCGAGGTGATGGCCCGGATGGGTGAAGGGCAGCGACCGCTTCTGGAGCGGCTTTGCCAGTGGATTGCCGGTTCGATGCGGACGGCTCACGTGCGGATTACGACTGCGGACGAGTGTGCCCACGTGGGTGATCCGCAGGCCGATGCGGCCGTGGTCGAGACGATCATGGCGGGTGGCAAGACGTTGGGTCAGATTCTGGTCGGTGGACGTCAGAAGTCTCCTTTCTCGCTGACCGAGATTGAGAAGCTCCGCCACTATGGCCAGTTGATTGCTCATCTCATTGAGGCCAGCGAGCAGCAGCAATCCTGGCAGTCGCTGGCGATGATTGATGAAGTCACTGAGCTGCCCAATCGCCGATACCTGCTGCAGGCGTTGAGCGAGTTGTTGCAGAAGGCGGGTGCGCAGCGGTTTCGGGTGACGGTTTTGCTGTTTGATCTGGACGGTTTCAAGCACTTCAACGACACGTACGGTCATGCGGCCGGCGACGAGATTCTGCGGGACATCAGCCGGCTGTTTCGCCAGCACTGTCGGCAGCACGACATTGTTGCCCGGTATGGTGGGGACGAGTTTGTGGTGGTGTTCTGGGACGCGGACGAGCCGCGTGTACCGGGCTCGAAGCATCCCACGGACGTGCTGGCGGTTCTTCGTCGAGCGAAGGAAGCGATTCACTCTCACGCCTTCCCCAAGCTTGGGCCGGAGGCCCAAGGCTGCATCACCATCAGCGGTGGCCTGGCCACGTTTCCGTGGGACGCTCACGACGCGGAGAGTCTGATTGAGCGTGCCGACGAAGCCCTGCTGCAGGCCAAGCGGGCGGGCAAGAACCGCATTCACATCGTAGGGCGTCAGGATCCGGTCGATGAATCCGCTCCCGAGGAGGAGCGGCTTGCGGAAGACTAG
- a CDS encoding enoyl-ACP reductase, with protein MGLLDGRKGIVFGVANERSIAWHIARNLIEHGAVCGFSYLPGEKMERRARKTIENGGVSSPWLHPCDVSRDADLDTLFAAVREQFGTIHFVVHSLAFANKDYLQIGRFVETPRDVFSQALDISAFTLVGIANRARLLMPDGGSILAMSYYGAEKVIPGYNVMGVAKAALEACTRYLAAELGPQRIRVNTLSAGPCRTLSAMAVGGIDEMFDWVEKKAPLRRNIDTDEVGKTAVYLISELASGVTGENLYVDAGYNTIGL; from the coding sequence ATGGGGCTGCTGGACGGACGCAAGGGCATCGTCTTCGGCGTGGCCAACGAGCGAAGCATCGCTTGGCATATCGCCCGCAACCTGATCGAACACGGAGCCGTGTGCGGCTTCTCCTACCTGCCCGGAGAGAAAATGGAACGTCGCGCCCGCAAGACCATCGAGAACGGCGGCGTCAGCAGTCCGTGGCTTCACCCCTGCGACGTCAGCCGCGATGCCGATCTCGATACCCTCTTCGCGGCCGTACGCGAGCAGTTCGGCACCATCCACTTCGTCGTCCACTCCCTGGCCTTCGCGAACAAAGACTACCTCCAGATCGGCCGCTTCGTCGAAACGCCTCGCGACGTGTTCTCCCAGGCCCTCGATATCTCCGCCTTTACCCTCGTCGGTATCGCCAATCGCGCTCGACTCCTCATGCCCGACGGCGGGTCAATCCTGGCCATGAGCTACTACGGCGCCGAAAAGGTCATCCCCGGCTACAACGTCATGGGCGTCGCCAAGGCCGCTCTCGAGGCCTGCACACGATACCTCGCCGCCGAACTCGGCCCCCAGCGGATCCGGGTCAATACCCTCAGCGCCGGACCCTGCCGGACACTCTCCGCTATGGCCGTCGGCGGCATCGACGAAATGTTCGATTGGGTCGAGAAAAAGGCCCCCCTCCGGCGGAACATCGATACCGACGAGGTCGGCAAAACAGCCGTCTACCTGATCAGCGAACTCGCCAGCGGCGTGACTGGCGAAAACCTCTACGTCGACGCAGGATACAACACCATCGGCCTCTGA
- a CDS encoding MBL fold metallo-hydrolase: protein MGWQLSLSDGAGVITFSLQSGSNGNSIYVEAGDVRLLFDAGISGKAAEGRMRVHRRDLGDVDGVLISHDHVDHIRGAGVLQRKYGLPIYMTEATHRATNCGLGLLSDVRYFKAGQRLWFNGVIVHTIPTPHDAADGVAFIVEHEGKRLGIMTDLGHPFPDLVRLLPGLDACYLESNYDPEMLRTGPYPVQLQERIRGLHGHLSNHEAAELIRVARGRLRWVAIAHLSEHNNKPQLALETHRHYLGKSFPLHVASRYEVSPMLEVL from the coding sequence ATGGGTTGGCAGCTGTCCCTGAGTGACGGAGCAGGCGTGATCACCTTTTCGCTTCAGAGCGGCTCGAACGGCAACTCGATTTACGTCGAGGCTGGGGATGTGCGTCTGTTGTTCGACGCGGGGATTTCGGGGAAGGCGGCCGAGGGCCGGATGCGGGTTCACCGGCGTGATCTGGGTGACGTGGATGGGGTGTTGATTTCGCACGATCACGTTGACCACATTCGGGGGGCGGGGGTTTTGCAGCGCAAGTATGGCCTGCCGATCTACATGACCGAGGCGACGCATCGGGCCACGAACTGTGGCCTGGGTCTGCTGAGCGATGTGCGGTATTTCAAAGCCGGGCAGAGGTTGTGGTTCAACGGGGTGATCGTGCATACGATTCCGACGCCGCACGATGCGGCTGACGGTGTGGCCTTCATCGTGGAGCACGAGGGCAAGCGGCTGGGGATCATGACCGATCTGGGACATCCGTTTCCGGATCTGGTTCGTTTGCTGCCGGGGCTGGACGCCTGCTACCTGGAGAGCAACTATGACCCGGAGATGCTTCGCACCGGTCCGTATCCGGTACAGCTGCAGGAGCGGATCCGGGGGTTGCACGGGCACCTGTCGAATCATGAAGCCGCGGAGTTGATCCGGGTTGCCCGTGGTCGGCTGAGGTGGGTGGCTATTGCCCACCTGAGCGAGCACAACAACAAGCCGCAGCTGGCCCTGGAGACACACCGGCACTATCTTGGCAAGTCCTTTCCGCTTCACGTGGCCTCGCGATACGAAGTCAGCCCGATGCTGGAAGTCCTCTGA